One region of Triticum aestivum cultivar Chinese Spring chromosome 6B, IWGSC CS RefSeq v2.1, whole genome shotgun sequence genomic DNA includes:
- the LOC123135476 gene encoding disease resistance protein RPP13 has product MEVTAVSVGKAALGGALGYAKSKAAEEIALQLGVERDVYFIKDELQMMQSFLMTADEEQSQNKVLTTWVKQIGVLAYKVEDSLMDFGLLSEKKPFLGCIPRNPGDRRRIAKEVKELRAKVEDVSNRNQRYRLIKESSASKPSATEEQASIATASIFSTNGAGLAALEHGKSSVVNLQQLITSNDVDLRVISVWGTSGNRGKTPAIQEVYDDPKVLKRFGFCAWISLRSPFNPQEFLRSLVRQFYENSHDEVGKPEQETSVGANVLAKMEKMDQGDLVRVFNAQLCSNSYLVVITDLSTIEEWHCIKKYFPDNKRQSRIIVSTQQDEIACLCTEKPYQMSKFRQLSYDQTIYLFHKKVNVFPAWFLLLTCYFYREVFLCRRSGVVSFLKAPLWSPRFVCGFISSRW; this is encoded by the coding sequence ATGGAGGTGACGGCGGTGAGCGTGGGCAAGGCCGCCCTGGGCGGCGCACTGGGCTATGCCAAGTCCAAGGCGGCGGAGGAAATCGCCCTGCAGCTCGGTGTCGAGCGCGATGTGTATTTCATCAAGGACGAGCTGCAGATGATGCAGTCGTTCCTGATGACGGCTGATGAGGAGCAAAGCCAGAACAAGGTGCTCACCACCTGGGTGAAACAGATCGGGGTCCTGGCTTACAAAGTGGAGGACAGTCTGATGGATTTTGGCCTTCTCTCAGAGAAAAAGCCATTTCTGGGGTGCATCCCCCGCAACCCAGGTGATCGACGCCGCATCGCCAAGGAAGTGAAGGAGCTGAGAGCCAAGGTGGAAGACGTGAGCAACAGGAACCAGCGCTATCGTCTCATCAAGGAGAGCTCAGCCTCCAAGCCTTCAGCGACAGAGGAGCAAGCCAGCATTGCTACTGCATCAATTTTTAGCACTAACGGAGCAGGGCTTGCCGCCTTGGAGCATGGAAAATCATCAGTGGTGAACCTCCAGCAGCTGATTACCAGCAACGATGTGGACCTTAGGGTGATTTCCGTGTGGGGAACTAGCGGTAATCGTGGGAAGACGCCTGCCATCCAGGAAGTTTATGATGACCCAAAGGTATTGAAAAGGtttggattttgtgcttggattagTTTGAGAAGTCCTTTCAACCCACAGGAGTTCCTCCGGAGCTTGGTAAGGCAATTTTATGAAAATTCCCATGATGAAGTTGGAAAGCCAGAACAAGAAACAAGTGTTGGGGCTAATGTTCTGGCCAAGATGGAGAAGATGGATCAAGGTGATTTAGTCCGTGTGTTTAATGCACAGTTGTGTAGCAATAGCTACCTTGTTGTCATTACCGACCTCTCCACAATAGAAGAGTGGCATTGCATTAAGAAGTACTTTCCTGACAACAAGAGACAAAGTAGAATCATCGTTTCCACACAGCAAGATGAAATTGCATGCTTGTGCACAGAGAAACCGTATCAGATGTCCAAGTTCAGGCAGTTGTCATATGATCAAACTATTTATTTGTTCCACAAGAAGGTAAATGTTTTTCCTGCATGGTTTCTGTTATTGACTTGTTATTTTTATAGAGAAGTATTCCTGTGTCGGCGCTCtggtgtcgtatccttcctgaaggcgccgctttggagcccacggttcgtatgcggcttcatctcttcgcggtggTAG